A DNA window from Deltaproteobacteria bacterium contains the following coding sequences:
- a CDS encoding rod-binding protein has protein sequence MAQFSFAEGNPYTNKRDGLAEVDPGAKAVSSEVVRKAPPTERDPRVMDAARMYEKYFLNQMVKAMRSTVKYSDLQKPTMGEEIYRDQLDDQYVDSWTNTGGIGLADMIHDELLGKAQMNKLRREAMKASKGKTRTPMALTDRDVLAVRRLPTSAANNGAGQNGAGQNGTYSETVLVSLGKTTVTRADAPETVRSPWEGEIVQIQVNHGKVLIDLHVGSKKSEGRAVQIAFDGVPFHGTGGESGSLRVGNQIKAGQVIGHLAPQARGILIRQEVPGTKVQAEVKPSTTADSGL, from the coding sequence TTGGCGCAGTTTTCTTTTGCCGAAGGCAATCCCTACACAAATAAACGCGACGGTCTGGCGGAAGTTGATCCAGGAGCAAAGGCTGTTTCTAGCGAAGTGGTTCGCAAGGCTCCACCTACCGAGCGCGATCCGCGAGTGATGGACGCTGCGCGAATGTACGAAAAATATTTTCTCAATCAAATGGTCAAAGCCATGCGTTCGACAGTGAAGTATTCGGATTTGCAGAAGCCAACGATGGGCGAGGAAATCTATCGCGACCAATTGGACGATCAGTATGTAGATTCATGGACCAACACTGGAGGAATCGGTTTGGCCGACATGATTCACGATGAACTTCTAGGCAAAGCGCAAATGAACAAACTGCGCCGAGAAGCGATGAAGGCTTCCAAAGGAAAAACCAGAACACCGATGGCTCTCACGGACCGAGATGTTTTGGCTGTTCGTCGTCTTCCGACCAGTGCGGCTAACAACGGAGCCGGTCAAAACGGAGCCGGTCAAAACGGAACTTACAGCGAAACTGTATTGGTCAGTCTCGGAAAAACAACAGTGACAAGAGCAGACGCACCGGAAACAGTCCGAAGCCCCTGGGAAGGGGAAATCGTCCAAATTCAAGTCAACCATGGAAAAGTTCTTATCGACCTTCACGTCGGCTCTAAAAAATCGGAAGGGCGCGCTGTTCAGATCGCGTTTGATGGAGTGCCATTTCACGGCACCGGCGGCGAATCTGGATCGTTGCGCGTTGGGAATCAAATTAAAGCGGGTCAGGTGATCGGTCATTTGGCGCCTCAAGCGAGAGGTATTTTGATTCGCCAGGAAGTTCCCGGGACCAAGGTCCAGGCCGAGGTAAAACCCTCGACCACAGCGGATTCTGGTCTTTAG
- the flgM gene encoding flagellar biosynthesis anti-sigma factor FlgM yields the protein MKVANTGPGNITSGVAGTQASGAKETTSKNSRSAAAEALGASVGNSTKVDLSPRAQEMKRVKEMATPGGVDDAKVARLQALIDSGQYKVDARAVADKLVDEQMKMNE from the coding sequence ATGAAAGTCGCAAATACAGGCCCGGGAAATATCACTTCAGGTGTTGCAGGAACTCAAGCCTCGGGTGCAAAAGAAACCACGTCAAAGAATTCCCGCTCAGCCGCAGCAGAAGCGCTCGGCGCGTCAGTTGGCAATTCGACAAAAGTAGATCTTTCGCCGCGTGCGCAAGAAATGAAACGTGTGAAAGAGATGGCGACTCCGGGCGGAGTGGATGATGCGAAAGTCGCACGTTTGCAAGCGTTGATCGACAGTGGTCAATACAAAGTTGACGCTCGGGCCGTGGCGGATAAGCTCGTCGATGAACAAATGAAAATGAACGAATAA
- a CDS encoding flagellar protein FlgN, giving the protein MNSQQTDAVYRELLSCLDDLVKIYRSLLEVVRREKEILVESRLDELNENNKTKDALLVRIRTLENSRTKYARDLAVLTSSDVDQPRLLEIAANLPADRGDRLRNMHSVLELLVRRVSEVNKTNEELVQSALRSITGAMEAIKDGLAPANTYERKGSLATSKTEGGALVSREA; this is encoded by the coding sequence ATGAACTCTCAGCAAACAGATGCCGTATACCGTGAACTTCTGTCGTGTCTCGATGATTTGGTAAAAATCTATCGTTCACTTCTTGAAGTCGTTCGGCGTGAAAAAGAAATTCTCGTTGAAAGCCGTCTGGATGAACTTAACGAGAACAATAAAACCAAGGACGCACTTCTTGTGCGAATTCGAACCTTGGAAAACAGTCGCACGAAGTACGCTCGCGATCTTGCGGTACTGACTTCTTCCGACGTCGATCAACCTCGCTTACTTGAAATCGCTGCGAATTTGCCAGCAGATCGTGGCGATCGTCTGCGCAATATGCACTCTGTGCTTGAGCTTCTGGTTCGTCGGGTTTCAGAAGTAAATAAGACAAATGAAGAGTTGGTGCAGTCGGCACTTCGTTCGATCACCGGTGCCATGGAAGCGATCAAAGACGGGCTCGCTCCAGCGAATACTTATGAAAGAAAAGGTTCTTTAGCGACCTCAAAAACAGAGGGCGGAGCGTTGGTCAGT